gtcgATGTGGAAGTATGGACCGCGATTATCTGTAAAATAATCCACAAAGATAATAAGTTTCTATGCCACAAATCGAAACTATGAATTCACTCACGTTCCATAGGCGATATTAGTGGTCCATCCGGCAACTGCGGCGCGCCAGTCGTGGCAAAGGACACCCAAAGTGCCACCATCTTCTTGGCAATTGCAGTATCCTGCGCATTCAACGGTGGCTTCATTGCAAACAGATAAATCAGCTCGTCGGTATGATGTACACCGCCGTTGAAGGGATACTGTGCGTTGCCCAAATCGAAACCGAAATTCGTCTTCTCGCCGGCATAGTCGAAAGTGTAGAAGTAGATGGGCGGCTGTGCGGTTTTCTCGAATAGTTTGTTCGTGAAGCCCAACATTACAGATTTGAAGAAAAGTATGTTGACGAGCTACCGAGAAAGTATATACTTGTTAAGTAATGGCTAGCAGGAAACAGGTAACGTGACTTACATCGAAGTAGGCGGGTAGAGCGCGCCTATGATCGGCACTGTGCCATAGATCCGCAGGGAATAACAAACGTGTCATCGCATTGTTAGTCAAGCCGGTTGTATCGTTCATCCAATTCATCAAGGCAGTAGCGAAATCTCTCACGGTAACAGTGTTCAGATTGGGATGTGATACTTTGAAGTCATCGTAAAAGACTAAATCGCGAAAATATAGATTTAAATACGGCATAACACATACAattgaacttccataactcgaagtctTGAATCCATAACTCGTAGTCTCTTTAACTCGAAGTTTTTTTATAGATTATGTTGGTTCGAGTaagggaagttcaactgtatatacGAGTAACATCTGACAAATGCCAATACTAACAGCCTAACACAATCGCGCCATCGTGTTTCGTAAAGCCAGTCATTATGGGCACATTCTTATTTGTCTGCCCAATCAGTTGAGCCGGATGCTCTGGTATTGTATCATAATAATCGTCAATAATCAAACCATAACGTTCCTTCacaataaagaattaaaaaacttCGTGAAAAGTGAGAAAGAATTATGGAAAACATTGTAGACTTACGCTTTCAGCCGCCTTAAGCAGGTCCATAACTGGCGCGCCTTGCAAGCACCGTTGCGCTCGGTTAATACATTCGCATTTCTCACACTTCAAAGCGCGACAAACACGTGCCACTTGCGCACGTGGCTCCATATTTATAGATTGTTTATCCACGATTGAACCCGATTGTATAATGAGCCTTTGGAAAGCTGACGGTGGTGTCTTAGGACTGATCAGTAATGCGCCGCCTAATTCACCGCCCGAGCTCTCACCGAAAACAGTAACTTTTGCGCTGTCACCACCAAAAGCGGAGATGTGCTCTTGTATCCATTGAAGTGCCAACATTATATCCATTAAACCGAAATTACCAGCCATGTCCGGTGTTTTTGTACCGGCAAATCCAAGTATACCCAGACGATATTGTATCACTACAAGCACAATATCCTCTTCGAGCAAGTAATCGGGTCGGTGGTCACTGGCAAAACCCACTTGTAAGCTGCCGCCATGCACGTAGAACATCACCGGTTGCGTGGCGTTTAACTGGCGCATAAGGGAATATTGTggatcattaaaaaaatatgtatttttaccaCACACATACCTTTTTGGTGAAAATATTTAAGGTGAGACAGTCCTCTAGATCACCCTGCAGTTTATCGGGCGACAAACGGTTGTATGTAAACAATTGTGGACATATGCGGCCGTAGTCGTTGGCTTGAAGTGGCGTTGACCATGGTTTCCGAGGTGCTGGaggctaaaaaaaaaaataaaaatatattcagccGAAACAAGAGAATATCTTTGGCAAAAGAAAACTTGGAACTCCAACCGAGAGGCGCAATTTTCGATCATCggctcctaggagcatcaataGGTAATTCCTTatctacgtcgacgacatcaaaGAATACGACGACCAAACTTCGGATgcaactaacttccgacaagcactgaccgccacTCACAATGAAGGcatcaacaccttcactgaTTATCTTTCAGTAAAtagcgtacttggagtcaaagcaccacacattgcagacgaagagctcgagttgccgcgagaaacgagagtgactCTTGCGCAACTTTGTCCTGGATACTATAACAGGTTAAACtgctacttatccagaatagaccccgacatatctaatatatgtcctgcgtgcaatgagtcgccgcatgacactggccacctctttgcatgccccacaaccCCCACTCATCTGACATCCCTCTCCCTTTAGTCCGACCTCGTCGAAACAGCAAGTTTCTTGGATCTACCGTTGGATGTCGTTGACGACAACTTAGCTAAGCCTTACCAGCCTAACGGGGATtatataccaacaacaacaagtcacAGGCCAACGACGCGAGTTAAAGCGCTCACCAAGAAAAAGTATTATCCAGTAGAACAAAAGCGGGGCGAAACGAGTCCATGGTTCCACGAACTACTTGTCCTTCTGAGTGACTGAGACCGAATATCGGACGCAGCGAACGATGCGTCGCTCGAACCGAACTGAACCTCATTGAAACCTACACGTCTAAAAAAACACACGTTATTTCAGACACACATTTATTACCTTATATCTTCGTTCTCCACTTGGCGACTCCGCATAGGGTATTCCGCGGAATTGCATGTAAGTTTGACCAGTCCATGCTGTAGTATTGGTATTGCCGATCACCACACCTTGACCGGACAAATTCACACGAACCTCAGACGGTGTTATATTCTGTGGACCATATGAACAAATGGCAGGAATAAATACCAAGTAGAGTATGCTGAGTAGACCGATAATGGAAGCCATACTGAGCTCAACGAAGATCTGTAAACAACTAGCAAGAAACTTAATAAAGTATTATGTTTAAGCGACTTTCCAAGCTTATATCGCAAAAGTGTAGATAattgtgcacacatacatacacatacatatacatgtatgctaAGGTGCCGACGTATCTAAGTGCGCTGCTATCTCTGCGAGAGCTACAAGTTCGAAGGCCAATATGGTCATTAATCGAAATTATGGATCAGCTGACTATGACAAAATATGACTTGAAAACCAAACTGCTATTTGGTCAAgagaaacattttcaaaaagaaCCAGAGACAGGGTGAAAGAGTTTTAGAGCTCGGCGCGGTATGAATTGAAACAGAAACTGGGCCTAGCGACTGTTATAAGTACAGGTTTTGACATTGAATTCAAACGAACGtacacaaatgcatacatatgtatgtatgtaagtgcatgAGCAGCTGTGTACATTCGTAGGCGCAGCTTTACATCGAATATAGATTTATGGGGATTTTCGCAAGATAAAGCTTGATTggcataaacaaaacaaaacaataacccAATGAGTATTTCTCAATAACTGTAAGAATATAAATTGTTAACAATAAGAACAAGAGTATTCGCAGaaatgagctgagtcgatttagctatacatcttagtatatacatacatacatttgtctCTCCGTCGGTCAATCGGTCCGTTGGTCcgtatcgttttgaaatttcgcacagGACCTTATATATTCAAGAAGCTGATcctttgtcggaatcgccgatattggACCATTATTGCTTgcagctgccatataaactaaacAACCAAGTccaagttattgtatggaacTTTCTTAAagcacaattttccaatacttgTGCGCCTAAAGTTAGGCTATAATTTATTCACATTCATTAACCACTAAAACCCCACAATTACTACAAAAAGACagctaatttatatatatttaaataaagtggcaTCACTGTGACATTATAAAACAACTTCGCTCGgtcaaaaatatgcataaattttcAGCATTTAATACGACaattatgcaaaattattaGCAATTATTGTTTGCTTaacaaattagaaaatttgCTTAACTGCAACGTGCAATCAGCAATTACATAAATTCCAACCTAAATAAggatttcaaaaataagtgtGCGAACAgaccttttgtttttatttttgttattcttaTCGTAGAACTGTCATTCACAAATTCTTTTCTTAGCTAATCTCGGATGAATGTTCAGTTTATTATAATCTATTGTAAatgtaatttgttaaaattgCCGAGCGCATATTTACAATCTAAACGTACACATCAGCAAGTTCTCAAAAATAAGTTTCACaacattaacatacatacatatgcataaaaatattttgtaaataaagttAAGTTACAAGGCAAAGATGCGGCTGCAGTTTGCTTTGGTTTTATTGCTTTCAACCGGCGCCACGCTGTCGAATTCCAGCAATTCGAGCTCATCAATTGCACAGCTAGAACATAGTCTCATCGATAGGCCCGAGTGCAAGGAATTACAGTCTCTTTGTGCACACCTCAAACAAACCGATAATGTATCGGTATTGGAGTGTGTTAGCACATTCTCATCCAGTCAATTGGAGGCTGTGCCTGATAAATGTCAACATGCTTTATGGGTGCAACAACGTACAATGCAGACGGAAAAGTGGGTAACCGATCAGCTAATCCCACAACATTGTGGTGCACAGAAACAACAACTAACATCTTGTGGGAATGCCGTAAGCTTATGGAGCTGTATACACGAACGTGCAATGCGTATGGAGCACAGCAGCGAATGCCGTGCTTATATATTGCGTTCCATTGCGACACTGTTTCCAGACTTTGATCAATTGGGTGCGTTTTTAAATGGTTGTGGTTCGCAAATAGAACAATTAGAGTGTGGCCGTTTAAATTTGGAGCGCAGAAGTATGTCACAAATTGAAACAGTGCAGTGCTTACAGGAGACAGCTGCTGACGCACTTGATGTGAAATgtaaagaagaattaaatacaATGGAACAGCAACGAAAAGATTTGGAATTTTTCGAAGCCTGTGGTGATGACTGGAGACGCCTATGCGGACAGGTGAGTAATGCGCTTAATGATGTTGTCacaccaaattattattttcgtgtTTTCAAGTACATTTTCAGAAATCTGAACAAGTGTTTTAATTTTCAGATATAACacaattatgtttatttaaacCGTTATACatcaatacatatattattttttattgtttttaggaAACTGCTGGCACAGCTGCTGCATTTAAATGTCTGGTTAAGAATAAGGCGGATCCCACAATGACACGTCGCTGTAACGAAAAAATTGCACAACGTGATCGCGAAATCGGAAAAGATTATCGGCTTTCACATGGGCTCGCTAAAGCTTGCAAGGACGATATCAAACAATATCACTGCCGTCGTGGTGTATCCGAAGACAAACAAGTACGTTTAGCACAAATCTTACTTTGTCTTGAATCGGTTGTGAAGAATGGTTCGATGGTAACCACGGAGTGCCAGGCGGAAATAAATGATCATCGTCGTATGCTGATGCACGACTTCAAATTATCGCCTGAAATTCTAAGCGATTGCGCCGATGATATACCAAAGTTTTGTGGTGATATTGAAAAGGGGCAAGTTGTCAGAGGTGGTACCGTTGGCAACACTGATAACGGTCAAGTAATTCACTGCCTCATGGAACATGCACGCGCAAAACGTAAAAAGGACCGTCGCGTTACTGCGCAATGTCAGCGTTCTTTGGAAAAGTTAATAAAAGCAGCTGACGTTGGTGAGGATTGGCGTGTGGATCCAGTTCTACGACGTGCATGTAAACCTGTCGTCGATGTGGCTTGTCGCGATACAGATGCTGGTGAAGCGCGCGTAATGTCCTGCCTTATGGAACGCATTGGCACGCCAGTAATGCGGCCGGACTGCGAGCAAGCGCTTATGCTGATACAGTATTTTGTAGCGCGTGATTTCAAATTAGATCCGCAATTATACAAACATTGCCATGACGACGCCATTAAATATTGTCGTGCTAAACACGTATGGGATGACGTTAACGACGTGCAAATGGATCCAGAACGTGGACCACTCATTTTACCTTGCTTACATCGTATTGCATACAGTGATGATGAAAATTTAGCACTGCGTAAGGACTGCTTCAAAGAAGTGAAACGCGTGATGCGTCAGCGTGCCGTTTCCGTGGATCTTATACCCGAGGTTGAAGACGAATGCATTGAGGATTTATCCATATATTGCTATGACCGCACACAGAAGGGCGCCGAGATGGATTGTCTGCAAACAAATCTTGAGAAACTAGCACCAACGTGCAAAGTGAATATATTTTTGGTCATTCGTtagaaactttttaaaatttcaacttgtttttgtattttttttagaaagcaGTTGCCACCTACACCGAAGAAGAGGCCGAACATATCGAATTGAATCCGGTTATTATGTCCGTGTGCATAAATGCAATGCAAACACATTGCGAGCACATACTAAAGGGCGAAAAGGACAAAGGTGATATGATGGATTGCTTGATCGCGCACAAAAACGACGCCGATCTGCGTCAGGATCTTAAATGTCGTGCCGCCATTGAACATTTTCAAATCATCTCGCTGAAAAATTAtcatttcacatacaaatttaaaactGCCTGCCGTCCACATGTAACACGCTTCTGTGCATCGAGCACCACGAAAAACGATGTTGTCGCCTGCCTGAGCGAAGTCATGCGTAATGACACGATACGCGGCCAACGTCATTCCATACCCAAAGAATGCCGCCAACAAGTCAAAGCACAACTCTACCAACAGCGCGAGTCCATACTGCTAGACCCGAAGTTAGCGAATGCATGCAAGAAGGAGTTGGAAACCTTCTGCATTGGCGAGAAGGGACCCGGTCAGGTGAATAACAATGCAAGTTTCCTTTTCATCATTTAATCACCACACATTTTacattacacacatacaatatatatattaaaaaaaatatatttgtacactGGACAAACGAATTTATGAATTAACACATaaacttaataatattttgactTGCATTAAAGGCCTTGGAGTGCTTGCAACAAAATACGCAGCGTCTTGGCAGTTCCTGCCATCACGccatttttttggtgaaaagatCGCAACTCGCCGACAGTGGCACCGACTACACATTGATCAACACCTGCAAAGAAATGACTTATAGATTTTGCAACAATGTTGAATCCGATCAATTGCTGGACTGCCTCAAGACCTACAAAGATGATCCGCTTTTCGATCAGCGTTGTCATTTGGTCGTCGTAAATCGCATGATTGAGCAAAATACCGACTATCGTTTCAATCCGTCCCTGCAGCTGGCGTGTGGCAAGAATATCGACCGTTATTGCTCGCATATTGTGGCCACGGCGCAACCAAACGAAGAATTGAACGGCTTGGTaatcaaattataataattatatacatatatgtatgatattCTTAATTTCATAACAAATTCCTTTCAGGTTGTGCAATGTTTGAAAGACAAGTTCCGCGAATCGCGTTTGGACTACAACTGCACACAAGAAATGATCAAAGTGCTACAAGAGCAAGCATTGAACTATCAACTCAATCCACTGCTACAAAATTTCTGCAAATCTGAAATAGAAGTATTGTGCAAGGCTAATCTACAAAGCCGTGAACACGGCATGGTCGAAGAGTGTTTGAAAACAGCTTTTCTTAATCACAAGATTATAAATC
This genomic stretch from Bactrocera dorsalis isolate Fly_Bdor chromosome 5, ASM2337382v1, whole genome shotgun sequence harbors:
- the LOC105225934 gene encoding glutactin-like (The RefSeq protein has 12 substitutions and aligns at 99% coverage compared to this genomic sequence); translation: MGSCLQIFVELSMASIIGVLSILYLVFIPAICSYGPQNITPSEVRVNLSGQGVVIGNTNTTAWTGQTYMQFRGIPYAESPSGERRYKPPAPRKPWSTPLQANDYGRICPQLFTYNRLSPDKLQGDLEDCLTLNIFTKKLNATQPVMFYVHGGSLQVGFASDHRPDYLLEEDIVLVVIQYRLGVLGFAGTKTPDMAGNFGLMDIMLALQWVQEHISAFGGDSAKVTVFGESSGGELGGALLISPKTPPSAFQRLIIQSGSIVDKQSINMEPRAQVTRVCRALKCEKCECIHRAQRCLKGAPVMDLLKAAESERYGLIIDDYYDTIPEHPAQLIGQTNKNVPIMTGFTKHDGAIVLGFFYDDFKVSHPNLNTVTVRDFATALMNWMNDTTGLTNNAMTRLLFPADLWHSADHRRALPAYFDLVNILFFKSVMLGFTNKLFEKAAQPPIYFYTFDYAGEKTNFSFDLGNAQYPFNGGVHHTDELIYLFAMKPPLNAQDTAIAKKMVALWVSFATTGVPQLPDGPLISPMENNRGPYFHIDKEIKMDDDILKEFTATIDDANNKNLDRPSKMW
- the LOC105225933 gene encoding Golgi apparatus protein 1 isoform X1, which gives rise to MRLQFALVLLLSTGATLSNSSNSSSSIAQLEHSLIDRPECKELQSLCAHLKQTDNVSVLECVSTFSSSQLEAVPDKCQHALWVQQRTMQTEKWVTDQLIPQHCGAQKQQLTSCGNAVSLWSCIHERAMRMEHSSECRAYILRSIATLFPDFDQLGAFLNGCGSQIEQLECGRLNLERRSMSQIETVQCLQETAADALDVKCKEELNTMEQQRKDLEFFEACGDDWRRLCGQETAGTAAAFKCLVKNKADPTMTRRCNEKIAQRDREIGKDYRLSHGLAKACKDDIKQYHCRRGVSEDKQVRLAQILLCLESVVKNGSMVTTECQAEINDHRRMLMHDFKLSPEILSDCADDIPKFCGDIEKGQVVRGGTVGNTDNGQVIHCLMEHARAKRKKDRRVTAQCQRSLEKLIKAADVGEDWRVDPVLRRACKPVVDVACRDTDAGEARVMSCLMERIGTPVMRPDCEQALMLIQYFVARDFKLDPQLYKHCHDDAIKYCRAKHVWDDVNDVQMDPERGPLILPCLHRIAYSDDENLALRKDCFKEVKRVMRQRAVSVDLIPEVEDECIEDLSIYCYDRTQKGAEMDCLQTNLEKLAPTCKKAVATYTEEEAEHIELNPVIMSVCINAMQTHCEHILKGEKDKGDMMDCLIAHKNDADLRQDLKCRAAIEHFQIISLKNYHFTYKFKTACRPHVTRFCASSTTKNDVVACLSEVMRNDTIRGQRHSIPKECRQQVKAQLYQQRESILLDPKLANACKKELETFCIGEKGPGQVNNNALECLQQNTQRLGSSCHHAIFLVKRSQLADSGTDYTLINTCKEMTYRFCNNVESDQLLDCLKTYKDDPLFDQRCHLVVVNRMIEQNTDYRFNPSLQLACGKNIDRYCSHIVATAQPNEELNGLVVQCLKDKFRESRLDYNCTQEMIKVLQEQALNYQLNPLLQNFCKSEIEVLCKANLQSREHGMVEECLKTAFLNHKIINRDCRVEVATLIAEAKADIHVDPILQEACTVDLLRYCSNVPSGNGRKLKCLQVLLKDQSKAMEEDCRMKLQKRIEMFRNADTVLAEPPENMEQLVSQVVSSPAKRFFLIIFMSAVGMIFMMGIFLGRITKRAISIKNK
- the LOC105225933 gene encoding Golgi apparatus protein 1 isoform X2, whose product is MRLQFALVLLLSTGATLSNSSNSSSSIAQLEHSLIDRPECKELQSLCAHLKQTDNVSVLECVSTFSSSQLEAVPDKCQHALWVQQRTMQTEKWVTDQLIPQHCGAQKQQLTSCGNAVSLWSCIHERAMRMEHSSECRAYILRSIATLFPDFDQLGAFLNGCGSQIEQLECGRLNLERRSMSQIETVQCLQETAADALDVKCKEELNTMEQQRKDLEFFEACGDDWRRLCGQETAGTAAAFKCLVKNKADPTMTRRCNEKIAQRDREIGKDYRLSHGLAKACKDDIKQYHCRRGVSEDKQVRLAQILLCLESVVKNGSMVTTECQAEINDHRRMLMHDFKLSPEILSDCADDIPKFCGDIEKGQVVRGGTVGNTDNGQVIHCLMEHARAKRKKDRRVTAQCQRSLEKLIKAADVGEDWRVDPVLRRACKPVVDVACRDTDAGEARVMSCLMERIGTPVMRPDCEQALMLIQYFVARDFKLDPQLYKHCHDDAIKYCRAKHVWDDVNDVQMDPERGPLILPCLHRIAYSDDENLALRKDCFKEVKRVMRQRAVSVDLIPEVEDECIEDLSIYCYDRTQKGAEMDCLQTNLEKLAPTCKKAVATYTEEEAEHIELNPVIMSVCINAMQTHCEHILKGEKDKGDMMDCLIAHKNDADLRQDLKCRAAIEHFQIISLKNYHFTYKFKTACRPHVTRFCASSTTKNDVVACLSEVMRNDTIRGQRHSIPKECRQQVKAQLYQQRESILLDPKLANACKKELETFCIGEKGPGQALECLQQNTQRLGSSCHHAIFLVKRSQLADSGTDYTLINTCKEMTYRFCNNVESDQLLDCLKTYKDDPLFDQRCHLVVVNRMIEQNTDYRFNPSLQLACGKNIDRYCSHIVATAQPNEELNGLVVQCLKDKFRESRLDYNCTQEMIKVLQEQALNYQLNPLLQNFCKSEIEVLCKANLQSREHGMVEECLKTAFLNHKIINRDCRVEVATLIAEAKADIHVDPILQEACTVDLLRYCSNVPSGNGRKLKCLQVLLKDQSKAMEEDCRMKLQKRIEMFRNADTVLAEPPENMEQLVSQVVSSPAKRFFLIIFMSAVGMIFMMGIFLGRITKRAISIKNK